A window from Cryptomeria japonica chromosome 1, Sugi_1.0, whole genome shotgun sequence encodes these proteins:
- the LOC131857377 gene encoding uncharacterized protein LOC131857377 gives MVEWDHGLKVWDFKVVNKLKIIKQNLIQWNRELFGNIFDKKAEVEADLAEVNEQVMRYGMDETLFLKDKKLMTDHESILAKEEVFCKQKSRETWLEVGDKNTKFFHNSIRMRRVRNHISRIKLSNGFEVANPIIIAKEVVDFFSLILNSDWSPHNSEQDMFIKNIPRLLNKDHSDVLTTKFSLAEVEVSLKKMSLNKSLGPDGFPISFLQVCWPFLGEEVTIALEGMRNSVLQLQANLDSSRALLESIWGRHVKDYISPFEGDLAMGSSWRSLD, from the exons ATGGTGGAATGGGACCATGGTCTCAAGGTGTGGGATTTTAAGGTTGTTAATAAACTTAAGATTATCAAGCAGAATCTCATTCAGTGGAATAGGGAGCTCTTTGGAAATATCTTCGATAAGAAAGCTGAGGTGGAAGCTGACTTGGCAGAAGTTAATGAGCAAGTAATGAGATATGGGATGGATGAGACTTTGTTTCTCAAAGACAAGAAACTAATGACAGACCATGAATCTATTCTTGCCAAAGAAGAAGTCTTCTgtaaacaaaaatctagagagacttGGTTGGAGGTGGGTGATAAGAATACCAAATTTTTCCACAATAGCATAAGGATGAGAAGAGTTAGAAACCATATTTCTAGAATTAAGTTAAGTAATGGCTTTGAGGTGGCTAATCCTATAATCATTGCGAAAGaggttgttgatttcttttctcttatcctaaACTCAGATTGGAGCCCTCACAACTCTGAACAAGACATGTTTATTAAGAACATCCCTAGGCTTTTAAATAAAGACCATTCTGATGTTCTAACTACCAAATTTTCTCTAGCAGAAGTTGAAGTTTCTCTTAAGAAAATGAGCCTAAATAAATCCCTTGGGCCAGATGGCTTTCCTATTAGCTTCTTACAAGTATGTTGGCCCTTCCTCGGTGAGGAAGTTACGATAGCTCTGGAAGGAATGAGAAACTCAG TCCTTCAACTTCAAGCTAACTTGGATTCTTCAAGAGCATTGCTAGAATCTATTTGGGGCAGGCATGTCAAGGACTATATCTCACCCTTTGAGGGTGACTTAGCCATGGGCTCATCATGGAGATCTCTTGATTAG